A genomic region of Melopsittacus undulatus isolate bMelUnd1 chromosome 5, bMelUnd1.mat.Z, whole genome shotgun sequence contains the following coding sequences:
- the LOC117436231 gene encoding C-X-C motif chemokine 2-like: protein MQLLPAALAMALLMGSLVPGGGLSLESLLTNMRCKCIKWTAQVINLGLILAIDVTPPGIHCRRKEIILTLKKNKKVCVAPEAPWIQLLIFKLTQRNVTKKAAAVRQRREAEQWRRLPAPLLPLSEYGDQ, encoded by the exons ATGcaactgctgccagcagcattGGCCATGGCCCTGCTTATGGGCAGCTTGGTGCCAGGTGGTG GTCTGTCACTGGAGAGCCTGCTGACCAACATGAGGTGCAAGTGCATCAAATGGACTGCCCAGGTCATCAACCTGGGGCTGATCCTCGCCATTGATGTCACACCGCCGGGTATtcactgcaggaggaaggagatcAT TCTTAccctgaagaaaaacaagaaggtCTGTGTGGCCCCCGAGGCACCCTGGATCCAGCTGCTCATCTTCAAGCTGACACAGAG GAATGTCAccaagaaggcagcagcagtgcgGCAGCGGCGGGAAGCAGAGCAGTGGCGCAGgctccctgccccattgctcccTCTGTCTGAATATGGTGACCAGTAA